The genomic DNA CTGGTGTGGCAGGCGTCGCCCGGCGCGGTCCACGCCGATCTCTTCTGCGGCGATAATCTGGCGCTTGGTAACTGGCTGCTGGCGCGCGGCGCGGCGTTTCGGCTGATCTATCTCGATCCGCCCTTTGCCAGCGGCAAGCGCTACGCGGCGCGCGTCAACGGCGCGAAAGGCGTCCAGTCACAGGCGATCCATGCCTATGACGACGACGACGATCTGGAGGCGTATCTGCGCTGGCTTGAGCTGCGTCTGGTCGTAGCCCGCGATCTACTGGCGCACGACGGCACGCTCTACGTGCATCTCGACTGGCACGCGGTTCACTACGTCAAGGTGCTGCTCGATCGGCTGTTTGGTCGGTCGCGCTTTCTCAACGAGATCATCTGGTGCTACCACGGCCCGTCGCCGATCACCTCGGCCTTCAAGCGCAAGCACGACACGATCCTGGTCTATACCAAGAGCCGGGCCTACTATTTCAACGCCGATGCCGTGCGCACGCCCTACGACGAGTCGACGGTGCGGACGTTTCGCAGCAGCCGCAAGGCGGGCTTTGGCAAGGTGCCCGATCTGGAGCGCGGCAAGGTTCCCGAAGACTGGTGGTATTTTCCGGTGGTCGCGCGGCTGCATGGTGAGCGGGTCGGCTACGAGACGCAGAAGCCGGAGGCGCTGCTCCGGCGGGTGATCCTTGCGTCGAGCGCGCCCGGCGATGCGATCCTTGATCTCTTCGGCGGCTCAGGCACGACCGGCGTCGTCGGCGCGCAGCTTGGGCGGCATACCACGCTCTGCGACAGCAATCCGGTCGCGATCGAGAAGACGCTGCTGCGGCTGCGTGGCCTCGATCCGTGTCCCGATGTGCGCGTCTGGCGCTACTCCACGGTCGCGACGCCGCCGTCCCAGCTTACCGGAGACGAGTGATCATGCTGCAAGGGTTGAAGGCGGTCGCGAAGTGGGCGATCGTGCGGGCGCTAACGGCCTACGTCGTCGCCAAGTACCGGCTGCTGCGCGGCGATCGGGTGCAGTTCGGCCCCGGCTTTCAGGCGAATCGCAAGCTGGTGATCAAAGGGCCGGGCCGCGTGATCTTCGGCGCGCATGTCAACGCCTGGGCGCACGAGGAGCGCAATGTGATCATCACGTACGGCCCCGACGTGACGATCGCGATCGGCTCGCATGTGCGGCTCAACGGCGTAGGGCTGATGGCGAAGCGCGGCATCACCATCGGCGATCACTGCATCCTGGGCTCGACGCTGCTGGTCGATACCGATTTTCACAGCGTCCGCCGCGACCGCACGACCAATCCATACGCGCCTGTCCACAGCGCGCCGATTACGGTCTGCGATAATGTGTGGCTGGCCGGGCAGACGGTAGTGCTCAAGGGCGTGACGATCGGCGCGAACTCGGTGGTCGGCTTCCGCGCCGTGGTGACGCGCGACGTGCCGCCCGATGTGATCGTGGCGGGCAATCCGGCGCGCGTGGTGCGGGGGGTGGATGAAGGGTAGAACAAAGGAATGTTGAACTCATCCGCCGAATAGCTGCACGATGCCGCGCACAGTGAAGATCAGGCCGAGCACAAAGGTGGTGCCGAGGTAGCCCATGATCAGCCGTGGATCGCGCAGGAAGCATTTGCTCTGGCGCAATCCCTGTCGCCAGGCGTTGGCGTAGGCCCACAGTCCGAGGCCGCTCATCAGCGCTACGGCGAAGGGCGGCCCGAAGGCCCAGGCGATCAGCGCGACGGTCGTAAAGACGCAAAATCGTATCGGGTCGAAGACTGTTGATTCGGAACGCTGCACGGTACCTCTCCTCGCTTACGGAGCCATGTCGACCAAGGGAATAGCTGGTGCCTGCTGGCGCAGCGCGCGCTCGGCGAGCTTCATCCGGCCAAGCTGCGGCCACGCCTGGATCGCGCAGAAGGGCACGCACTGATGCTGCGCCTCGCTCTGCGCGCCGACATGCACGCAGCATTGCAGCAGCCGCTCCTCAAGCATCGTGTGCATGTCCATGAACGGCTTGACCGTAATGCGCTTGATACGCCGTCCAAGCAGCTCGCGCAGCCGGTCTTGCCGTCCCAGCAGCGCGCTACCGGCCATCCGCAGCATCGTGCTCAGGCCGAGATCGCAGTTGTCGCAGATGTTACGAAAGAGATCGGTGATCGTCGGGTGCGTCAGCGAGCTTTGTTCGCTCAGCAGGCCGAGCAGCGATTGCTTGACCAGCTCGCGCATCTGCGCGGGAATCTCGCGGTCGGCGATGCGATTGCTGACGAGATCGAGATGCTGCTTGAGCTGATCGTGGCCGATGATCCCGACCAGCGACCTCCACTCGCCCTGGTCGGTCTGGAGCATGTAGCCGACGCTGCAACAGTGCGGGTGCGAGCACGGCAGCGCGGTCAGATCGCGCCAGGTGACAAGGTCGCCGGTCTGCGGGCCAAGCCGGGCCAGCACGCCGGTATGGGTCAGGCGATGGCGCGGATCGAGCGGCTGGGCGCGGCCTGAGCCGAACTGCGGCTGGATCGACACGCCGCCGACAAAGGGCGTGTCCAGCGCGTAGCGCACCACCGCGCCGATCTCGTCGTCGTTGACGCCCAGCGCGGCGGTCATGGTCAGCGTCGTAAAGATGCCGCTCGCCGTAAGCCGCTCGATCGCCCGCTGCTTGATCCGCCGCAGGTCGGCGCTGCGGTGGTAGCGATGCGTTTCGAGCCGGAAGCCGTCGAACTGAAGATAGACCTCGATCCGCTGGTTGTGCCTGGCGAGAAACGCCAGCAGCGCATCGTTCTGCGCGATCTCGATGCCGTTCGAGTTGATCAGGATGCGGATGATGTTGCGCCGCATCACCTGCTCCAGCAGCTCCGGCAACTGCGGGTGCAGCGTAGGCTCGCCGCCGCTGAGCATCAGCACGTCGAGCTGGCCGTTTTCTCGCTCTAGCCGCTGATCGATATTGGCGAGAATCTCCGCCACCGGCACCACGCCCGCCAGCTCAGGCGACGACGCGGCGAAGCAGTTGGGACAGCACAGGTTGCAGTGCTGGGTAATATCCTCAAGCAAAATGCAGGTATGCTGCGTCTGCATCTCGCCCAGGCCGCGCAGATACGTGCCCGGCACAGCGTCCCAGTTATTGGGCGTATCCGGCGTGTGGGCTTTCGTCGGCGCGGTCCACTCTTCCAGGTAGCGCAGAATCTCCGGCGATTCGTCGTAGAGCGTGGCGATCTTGCCGTGCCGGGGACAGCCCCGCACCAGCCAGACCCGTCCTTCGTCTTCGGCGAGATAGCCGCCGAGCCGCTGCACCTCTGCCAGCGGTCGATCGGGCTGCTCGGCATGGCAGGCGGGGCAGAATGCGTTGACGTAGCGTAAAATGCGATCGGTGCGGAGCGGCATGCCGGGCATACGAGATCCTTTGCTGTCGCATCAATAGCTGCTGTAGATGATCGCGAGACAGATGCCGAAGAACAGCGCCAGCGCGACCACCGGCAGCATCGAGATCGCAATGCCCCAGGCCAGGCCCCGCGCTACCGCCCGGCTGCGTGTCCGTGCTGCGACGGCTGCGGCGATCTCAAGCACGACCAGCGTGGGGATCAGCCACAGGATTTCAATCGGCGCGACGTTGAAGCTTATCAGGCCCAGCGCCATCCAGACGACATAGTTCAGCACAAAAAGGCCGAGCGCGGTCAGGACGACCGTCCTTCTGTCGGAAACCTCCGGCTTGCCTGAGGGCCGCACCGCGAAGCCGTAGACCTGCGCGGCTGCCAGATCGACCGCCTGGGGCTCGTGGCCGTCGGCCAGCAGCTTCTGGCGAAGCGCCTCCTGGGTGTAGGTCTGGCGGTGCTGCTCCAGATACGCCGTGATCCGCTCCA from Herpetosiphonaceae bacterium includes the following:
- a CDS encoding site-specific DNA-methyltransferase → MGRGAFEHNYQSFDLPELRTQHRDVEPTPLPLVWQASPGAVHADLFCGDNLALGNWLLARGAAFRLIYLDPPFASGKRYAARVNGAKGVQSQAIHAYDDDDDLEAYLRWLELRLVVARDLLAHDGTLYVHLDWHAVHYVKVLLDRLFGRSRFLNEIIWCYHGPSPITSAFKRKHDTILVYTKSRAYYFNADAVRTPYDESTVRTFRSSRKAGFGKVPDLERGKVPEDWWYFPVVARLHGERVGYETQKPEALLRRVILASSAPGDAILDLFGGSGTTGVVGAQLGRHTTLCDSNPVAIEKTLLRLRGLDPCPDVRVWRYSTVATPPSQLTGDE
- a CDS encoding acyltransferase — its product is MLQGLKAVAKWAIVRALTAYVVAKYRLLRGDRVQFGPGFQANRKLVIKGPGRVIFGAHVNAWAHEERNVIITYGPDVTIAIGSHVRLNGVGLMAKRGITIGDHCILGSTLLVDTDFHSVRRDRTTNPYAPVHSAPITVCDNVWLAGQTVVLKGVTIGANSVVGFRAVVTRDVPPDVIVAGNPARVVRGVDEG
- a CDS encoding radical SAM protein, whose amino-acid sequence is MPGMPLRTDRILRYVNAFCPACHAEQPDRPLAEVQRLGGYLAEDEGRVWLVRGCPRHGKIATLYDESPEILRYLEEWTAPTKAHTPDTPNNWDAVPGTYLRGLGEMQTQHTCILLEDITQHCNLCCPNCFAASSPELAGVVPVAEILANIDQRLERENGQLDVLMLSGGEPTLHPQLPELLEQVMRRNIIRILINSNGIEIAQNDALLAFLARHNQRIEVYLQFDGFRLETHRYHRSADLRRIKQRAIERLTASGIFTTLTMTAALGVNDDEIGAVVRYALDTPFVGGVSIQPQFGSGRAQPLDPRHRLTHTGVLARLGPQTGDLVTWRDLTALPCSHPHCCSVGYMLQTDQGEWRSLVGIIGHDQLKQHLDLVSNRIADREIPAQMRELVKQSLLGLLSEQSSLTHPTITDLFRNICDNCDLGLSTMLRMAGSALLGRQDRLRELLGRRIKRITVKPFMDMHTMLEERLLQCCVHVGAQSEAQHQCVPFCAIQAWPQLGRMKLAERALRQQAPAIPLVDMAP